Proteins encoded within one genomic window of Synechococcus sp. PCC 7335:
- a CDS encoding AraC family transcriptional regulator: MRRVAKPKEQVKFWRDPVLRDLEMLRATYIDYSFSRHAHEGFGIAIVESGAMAFEYRGAIHTAPAGSIVITHPGEMHTGQAALATGWTYRTLLPAVDWFWQAASELRERQISSLPYFASPVIHDRLLNRQLVALHRVLEDSPSALERESRFLWGLSQLIRGYASDRPVVKAIGKEHQAVQVIRDYLSACYANNVSLGELSAQVGLKPLRLLRSFKAEVGLPPHAYLTQVRVYQAKRLLVAGRSIAETAVETGFVDQSHLHRHFKKIVGVTPGQYIQGCKNVQD, translated from the coding sequence ATGCGTCGCGTCGCAAAGCCAAAAGAGCAGGTGAAATTTTGGCGGGATCCTGTACTGCGCGATCTAGAGATGCTGCGCGCCACCTATATCGACTATTCTTTTTCGCGCCATGCCCACGAAGGCTTTGGGATTGCAATTGTTGAATCAGGTGCGATGGCGTTTGAATATCGAGGGGCAATCCATACAGCGCCAGCCGGTAGTATTGTTATCACTCATCCCGGAGAGATGCATACCGGACAGGCTGCCCTAGCAACGGGATGGACCTACCGGACACTGCTGCCTGCTGTCGACTGGTTTTGGCAAGCTGCCTCGGAACTTAGAGAACGCCAGATAAGTTCGCTGCCTTACTTTGCCTCTCCTGTCATTCACGATAGGTTACTTAATCGTCAGCTAGTAGCTTTGCACCGCGTCCTCGAAGACTCCCCTTCCGCGTTAGAAAGAGAGTCCCGCTTCCTGTGGGGGCTATCGCAGCTAATTCGAGGATATGCAAGCGATCGCCCTGTGGTCAAAGCGATTGGCAAAGAGCATCAGGCAGTACAGGTAATCCGCGACTATCTTAGCGCTTGCTACGCCAACAACGTCTCTTTAGGTGAGTTGTCAGCACAAGTTGGACTGAAGCCCCTACGTCTTCTCAGATCGTTTAAAGCAGAGGTGGGCCTGCCGCCACATGCCTATTTAACTCAGGTCCGGGTCTATCAAGCAAAGCGGCTACTGGTTGCAGGCCGGTCGATTGCAGAAACAGCCGTTGAGACCGGTTTTGTCGATCAAAGTCATCTGCACCGACACTTTAAGAAGATTGTTGGCGTCACGCCAGGGCAGTATATCCAGGGTTGCAAAAACGTACAAGACTAA
- a CDS encoding AzlC family ABC transporter permease — protein sequence MKKSRLSSLFGKGFFGKDNPPTHPTPRSEFWAGMRDIIPLIVGAIPFGIIFGTLATASGLSAHGTLAMSLFVFAGSSQFIAVGLIAAKTSWLLIVLTTFVVNLRHLLYAVSLLPYVKKLPQLWKVPMAFWLTDETFAVGVCRYESSAQSTFKHWYYLGAALAMYLNWQLCTLLGITVGQLVPNAADWGSDFAMSVTFIGMIVPYVKNKPMSIAVGIAGVTALLGYGLPHKLGLMVAAITGISAGMLCEKMLNPKQA from the coding sequence ATGAAAAAGTCTCGTTTATCTAGCCTGTTTGGCAAAGGCTTTTTCGGTAAGGACAATCCCCCCACCCACCCTACGCCCAGATCCGAGTTTTGGGCGGGAATGCGAGACATCATTCCTTTGATTGTGGGAGCAATTCCGTTTGGCATTATTTTCGGTACGTTAGCCACCGCATCTGGGCTATCTGCGCACGGCACGCTAGCGATGTCGCTCTTTGTATTTGCTGGCTCTTCGCAGTTTATTGCGGTTGGGTTGATTGCAGCTAAAACTAGCTGGCTGCTAATTGTGTTGACTACTTTCGTGGTAAATCTACGACATTTGCTATATGCCGTGAGCTTATTGCCCTATGTGAAGAAACTGCCGCAGCTGTGGAAAGTTCCCATGGCGTTCTGGCTGACGGACGAGACATTTGCAGTTGGTGTCTGCCGCTATGAGTCAAGTGCTCAATCTACCTTTAAACATTGGTATTACCTAGGTGCGGCGCTGGCAATGTACTTGAACTGGCAGCTGTGTACGCTGCTAGGCATTACCGTTGGTCAGCTAGTGCCCAATGCGGCTGACTGGGGATCAGATTTTGCGATGTCTGTCACGTTTATTGGCATGATCGTACCGTACGTGAAGAATAAGCCGATGAGTATAGCGGTAGGGATTGCTGGTGTGACCGCGCTGTTGGGGTATGGCCTACCGCACAAGTTAGGACTGATGGTAGCGGCGATCACAGGAATTAGCGCAGGTATGCTCTGCGAAAAGATGCTTAACCCTAAACAAGCTTGA
- a CDS encoding AzlD domain-containing protein, with protein MNEVLIVGGMAIATFAIRYIMFGASSRIVLSPTLLNALRYVPPVVLTAIVVPEVLLNEGSLAVGYENARLVGASTAILVSLLTKNLLLTIVLGMATFFCWQTLLGLLV; from the coding sequence ATGAACGAAGTTTTGATTGTCGGTGGTATGGCGATCGCAACCTTTGCTATTCGCTACATCATGTTTGGTGCGAGTAGTCGTATTGTGCTTTCTCCTACTTTGCTCAATGCCTTGCGCTATGTTCCTCCGGTTGTCCTTACGGCTATCGTTGTCCCCGAAGTATTGTTGAACGAAGGCAGTTTGGCAGTGGGCTATGAGAATGCCAGGTTGGTAGGCGCGAGCACTGCCATCCTAGTGAGCTTACTCACCAAAAATCTCTTACTTACTATTGTTCTAGGGATGGCGACTTTCTTTTGCTGGCAAACACTATTGGGTCTGCTAGTCTAA
- a CDS encoding CHAT domain-containing tetratricopeptide repeat protein produces the protein MTSLSKPLLTLLASSASVSMLTILWATSWTTSTIARPIEEIHILQNQPEASHSSNRESEAERLFQQGEADYQIGAYQDSRQHWTQAAAIYYEVGNYARLATTFNRIAASLQASEHYPMALEYYQQGFVTAQHVDDLQESVTALDGVGTIHTLQHQYEEAQDALELSLAISRSLGAQEMEAQTLLILGSVYSDRGHYDQAIELYQQSLDIVQSIGEVSESSVEPQALTLLGAAFGDKGDYDKAMSYYERGLSLWEPAQKKRVLYPLQRTLDQAIESEFDAVLERSLDRVFESADDYSGEFDADVANSLIKLLEQGLALYEAAGVEDTFSEVRTKSIKHNREGDEESQSLTTTVSKLSVIEPLFRLYWEMEEFDQALAFLSRDSAIRENETATNFLLLDMQEIEIAQLLSSFSSYELNAPITALVEKQLDGKDLETAAELSLLNILRRKGRTLEGLIRHSQQYLFQENLETRELVVELVEKNTLLSNLYFDSASDPASDDYVDREKALTARISEIREALQAASAGPELEDFLSESAVEELALNSTGAVGRLIPENAALIELVTYLPYRPFEAFDGLTDSRYAAYVLTKSGDIQTVDLGETETINQLVSRYRSALKNRAANINEISRQLDEAIMAPIRPLIGDKTHLLISPDDQLNVIPFDALVDEQNKYLIESFQISYLASGRDLITFEANSAVSNFRQQPPVIIANPDYSVAEGAVDAVASSSDDNRRAIATNSLRFSALPGTATEAAAIATLLPDATLLTEAEATESSLKQVDSPSILHIATHGFFLPDTVSAASKNSRGASFSLIDTDTDAADSLESDLLPVEAATEEALLRSGLALAGVNERRSGGDRIIEDGIFTALEAANLDLQGTQLVVLSACETGVGTISDEDGVYGLRRAFAIAGAESQLMSLWQVDDRGTSELMSLFYENLTQKRQGRSEALRNAQIEMLNTGTYQHPYYWSSFILSGNWQPLAIGDELEPSQ, from the coding sequence ATGACTAGCCTTTCCAAGCCTTTGCTGACGCTACTCGCCTCATCAGCTAGCGTTTCTATGCTGACAATACTATGGGCAACGTCATGGACGACAAGTACGATCGCAAGGCCGATCGAAGAAATCCACATTCTACAAAATCAGCCTGAGGCAAGCCATTCTAGCAATAGAGAAAGTGAGGCCGAGCGCCTATTCCAACAGGGTGAAGCTGACTATCAGATTGGAGCATATCAAGACAGTCGTCAGCACTGGACGCAGGCCGCTGCGATTTACTACGAAGTCGGTAACTATGCTCGGCTAGCCACAACGTTTAATAGAATTGCTGCCTCACTTCAGGCATCTGAGCACTATCCAATGGCGCTCGAATATTATCAGCAAGGGTTTGTAACCGCACAGCATGTTGACGATTTACAAGAGAGCGTGACTGCCCTAGACGGAGTTGGGACCATTCACACGCTTCAGCATCAGTATGAAGAAGCTCAAGACGCCTTAGAGCTTAGCCTAGCGATTAGCCGCAGCCTTGGCGCTCAAGAGATGGAAGCGCAAACTCTTTTGATACTGGGTTCGGTCTACAGCGATAGAGGACACTATGACCAGGCAATAGAGCTTTATCAGCAGAGCTTAGATATTGTTCAATCTATAGGTGAAGTAAGTGAATCAAGTGTAGAGCCACAGGCTCTGACCCTACTAGGGGCTGCTTTTGGAGACAAAGGCGACTATGACAAGGCTATGAGCTACTACGAACGTGGTCTGTCGCTGTGGGAGCCTGCACAAAAGAAAAGAGTCCTCTACCCGCTTCAAAGAACACTTGATCAGGCGATTGAGTCAGAGTTTGATGCAGTTCTCGAACGCTCATTAGATAGAGTGTTTGAATCTGCCGATGACTACAGCGGTGAGTTCGATGCGGATGTAGCAAACAGTCTGATTAAGCTCCTCGAACAGGGATTGGCTTTGTATGAGGCGGCTGGCGTAGAAGATACTTTCTCGGAAGTTCGCACCAAGTCAATCAAGCATAATAGAGAAGGTGATGAGGAATCCCAAAGCTTGACTACGACTGTTAGCAAGCTATCTGTGATTGAGCCTTTGTTCAGACTGTATTGGGAGATGGAAGAGTTTGATCAGGCGCTGGCTTTTTTATCTAGAGATAGCGCAATCAGAGAGAATGAGACGGCGACTAACTTTCTACTGCTAGATATGCAGGAGATAGAGATAGCGCAGCTACTTTCCTCTTTTAGCAGCTATGAGCTAAATGCACCTATCACCGCGCTTGTAGAAAAACAGCTAGATGGGAAAGATCTAGAAACAGCAGCAGAACTCTCTCTGCTCAACATTCTTAGGCGTAAAGGCAGAACGCTAGAAGGATTGATTCGCCACTCACAGCAATACTTGTTTCAAGAGAATCTAGAGACTAGAGAACTGGTCGTTGAGCTGGTAGAGAAGAATACGCTGCTGTCAAATCTTTACTTCGATAGTGCCAGCGATCCTGCAAGTGATGACTATGTCGATAGAGAGAAAGCATTAACAGCGAGAATTTCAGAGATTAGAGAAGCGCTGCAAGCAGCCAGCGCGGGCCCGGAGCTAGAAGATTTTCTTTCTGAAAGCGCTGTAGAAGAGTTAGCACTCAATTCTACTGGAGCCGTCGGTCGATTGATTCCTGAAAACGCGGCGCTAATAGAGCTAGTCACCTATTTGCCCTACCGCCCCTTTGAAGCCTTTGATGGGTTGACGGATTCTCGCTACGCGGCCTATGTACTAACAAAAAGCGGCGATATTCAGACTGTGGATCTAGGAGAAACCGAAACTATCAACCAGCTAGTCAGCCGCTATAGAAGTGCTCTAAAGAATCGCGCGGCCAATATCAACGAAATCTCTAGGCAGCTAGATGAAGCGATCATGGCACCGATTCGCCCTTTGATTGGTGATAAGACGCATTTGCTAATTTCTCCAGACGATCAGCTCAACGTCATTCCTTTTGATGCGCTAGTAGACGAGCAGAACAAGTATTTAATTGAGTCTTTTCAGATTAGCTATCTAGCTTCTGGCCGAGACCTGATAACCTTTGAAGCGAACAGTGCGGTGAGTAATTTTCGCCAGCAGCCACCAGTGATTATTGCTAACCCTGACTACAGCGTAGCTGAGGGCGCGGTCGATGCTGTGGCCTCTAGTAGTGATGATAATCGCCGAGCGATCGCAACTAACTCACTGAGATTTTCTGCCTTACCTGGAACCGCAACAGAAGCTGCTGCGATCGCAACCCTTCTACCAGATGCAACGCTGCTGACCGAAGCCGAAGCGACTGAGAGCAGTCTTAAACAAGTTGACTCACCTAGTATTTTGCATATTGCTACTCATGGGTTCTTTTTGCCAGATACGGTCTCCGCGGCTAGTAAGAATAGTCGTGGTGCTAGCTTTAGTTTGATAGACACCGATACCGACGCGGCAGATAGCTTAGAAAGTGATTTGTTGCCAGTAGAGGCAGCTACAGAAGAAGCGCTGTTACGTTCGGGGCTGGCGCTAGCTGGGGTAAACGAAAGGCGCAGCGGCGGTGATCGCATCATAGAAGATGGCATATTTACTGCGTTAGAAGCGGCTAATTTAGATTTGCAGGGAACGCAGCTAGTGGTGCTGAGCGCCTGTGAGACTGGCGTAGGCACTATTAGTGATGAAGATGGGGTGTATGGACTGCGGCGGGCGTTTGCCATTGCGGGCGCCGAAAGTCAGCTAATGAGCCTTTGGCAAGTAGATGATAGGGGTACTAGCGAGCTGATGTCATTGTTCTACGAAAACTTGACGCAAAAGAGACAAGGGCGCAGTGAAGCTCTACGGAATGCTCAAATCGAGATGTTGAATACGGGTACCTATCAGCATCCTTACTATTGGTCTTCGTTCATCCTTTCAGGAAACTGGCAACCCTTAGCCATCGGCGACGAACTAGAACCAAGCCAGTAG
- a CDS encoding CHAT domain-containing protein, with protein MITRNLVLTSRKKRLLQICSAALCFIGALCPTYTASAQVRRTGEGIVSSNGRDLVVSNIQSLERKIVELYEMGADYEAEGKYSAARSVYEEIFALFKTENIEHLKAIADRTPALGAAVMSLVEIYWAERMPEKAAAVYGTLIPLQVNGEGVLGNIGTREEHDSLAVSYSEERTGELITESIHSTNEDHALIRRAFSTALVKKSRVLDAIGLTAISTSENISPQIQSELNTLYRELADLRLATSSAQSVRTKNPSVTALEDKITKINLELLRRDRDVLEWLILPPANTDILEKARRNVPANSALIEIVEYIDPNSNNRRYAAYVLTAQSINVVDIGDAAKINSQAAVFRQVLQTKSARAKTIGRQLDEQIMQPVRSLLKDQIGERDIEHLLISPDSYLNTIPFEALVDETDSYLIESYQMSYVASGKDIIRFADTRASIQRNAHRLPFVVIADPDYDTSSLREEENAERAIATAVTNRRSVDFETLSFIDLPGTLQEANLLKNLIPRAIFLTQDEPTENIVKQIQSPFILHFATHGFFLSDKLERESNTNNRNASFDLISTEGTSQVDLSGVESPLLRAGLALTGANNPGEEGEDGILTALEVSEMDLRDTELVVLSACETGLGAVSSGEGIYGMRRAFTMAGAASQVLSLWQVDDTGTSELMSLFYENLIQKRQGRSEALRNAQIALLSTGTYQHPYYWSSFILSGNWRPLMIEDELGPDLQIAPDHRARITTENFNLDRQIEEYKEVRAWRDQMLAEMLELEDQRRYEELAEKRKAFNQVMDSRTDPDLFRVSITLVENLKERREDLHLQQRYADAIEVAKKTIEILESGTEEMGRYDLLISWQALAFLQQAQGADDITMLMTYKQILSIDRDLRR; from the coding sequence ATGATTACTCGAAATTTGGTTCTGACAAGTAGAAAGAAAAGACTATTGCAGATCTGCAGCGCAGCGCTTTGCTTTATAGGGGCGCTCTGCCCTACTTATACGGCGTCTGCACAAGTGCGAAGAACGGGTGAAGGAATCGTCAGTTCCAATGGCCGAGACCTAGTCGTCAGCAATATCCAAAGCCTCGAAAGGAAAATAGTAGAGCTATACGAAATGGGCGCTGACTATGAAGCAGAAGGAAAATACAGCGCAGCAAGATCAGTTTACGAAGAGATTTTTGCTCTGTTTAAGACAGAAAACATAGAACATCTCAAGGCTATTGCTGATAGAACACCTGCTTTAGGCGCGGCAGTCATGTCGTTAGTAGAAATTTATTGGGCCGAGAGAATGCCTGAAAAGGCAGCGGCTGTCTACGGCACGCTGATACCATTGCAGGTGAATGGAGAAGGTGTGCTCGGAAATATTGGAACTAGAGAAGAGCACGACAGTTTAGCAGTCTCTTATAGCGAAGAAAGAACAGGCGAACTCATTACCGAGAGCATTCATAGCACTAATGAAGACCATGCTCTGATTCGGCGAGCTTTCTCTACTGCACTAGTCAAAAAAAGCAGAGTTTTAGATGCGATCGGCTTGACTGCTATTTCTACAAGCGAAAACATCAGTCCGCAAATACAAAGCGAACTTAATACGCTATATAGAGAACTAGCAGACTTGCGCCTAGCTACGAGTTCAGCTCAGTCGGTTCGTACAAAGAATCCTTCTGTTACTGCGCTAGAAGACAAGATCACAAAAATCAACCTTGAACTCTTAAGAAGAGATCGCGATGTCTTAGAATGGCTAATCCTACCGCCTGCCAATACGGATATATTGGAGAAAGCACGAAGAAATGTGCCTGCAAACTCAGCGCTCATAGAGATCGTTGAATACATTGATCCTAATTCAAATAATCGCCGCTACGCTGCATATGTTTTGACCGCACAAAGCATCAATGTAGTTGACATAGGTGATGCGGCAAAGATTAACAGTCAAGCCGCAGTCTTTAGACAGGTGCTACAGACTAAATCTGCCAGGGCCAAAACTATTGGCCGACAGCTAGACGAACAGATCATGCAGCCAGTTCGCTCACTGCTAAAAGACCAGATAGGAGAGCGAGACATAGAGCATCTACTCATCTCTCCAGATAGCTATCTTAATACTATTCCCTTTGAGGCATTGGTCGATGAGACAGATAGCTATCTGATTGAATCCTATCAAATGAGCTATGTCGCTTCTGGCAAAGATATAATCCGATTTGCAGACACTCGTGCTAGTATCCAACGTAATGCACACAGGCTACCGTTTGTGGTTATTGCTGATCCTGACTATGATACTTCTAGCCTAAGAGAAGAAGAAAACGCTGAGAGAGCGATCGCAACCGCTGTCACTAACCGCCGCTCGGTTGATTTTGAAACGTTGTCCTTTATAGATCTACCCGGCACGTTACAAGAGGCCAACCTGCTCAAGAATCTAATTCCTAGAGCCATCTTCTTGACTCAAGATGAACCCACTGAAAATATCGTCAAGCAAATACAAAGTCCCTTCATCCTACACTTTGCTACCCACGGATTCTTTCTATCTGACAAGCTCGAAAGAGAGAGCAACACCAACAACCGAAATGCTAGCTTTGATCTTATTTCAACTGAAGGAACTTCCCAAGTAGATCTTAGCGGTGTAGAAAGTCCCTTGCTAAGAGCTGGCCTAGCGCTGACAGGTGCGAACAATCCTGGTGAGGAGGGCGAAGATGGTATCTTGACTGCTTTGGAAGTCTCGGAGATGGATTTGCGCGACACAGAGCTAGTCGTGCTGAGCGCTTGTGAAACTGGCTTAGGAGCTGTCAGTAGTGGCGAAGGCATATACGGAATGAGGCGTGCATTTACGATGGCGGGTGCAGCTAGTCAAGTACTCAGCCTTTGGCAGGTGGACGATACAGGCACTAGCGAGCTGATGTCGCTGTTTTACGAGAATTTGATTCAGAAGCGCCAGGGCCGCAGTGAAGCCCTGCGTAATGCCCAAATAGCGCTGTTGAGTACGGGCACCTATCAGCACCCATACTACTGGTCATCATTTATCCTCTCAGGAAACTGGCGACCTCTGATGATAGAAGACGAATTAGGTCCCGATCTACAGATAGCACCAGATCATAGAGCTAGAATAACCACAGAGAACTTCAATCTTGATCGGCAAATTGAAGAATATAAAGAAGTAAGAGCATGGCGAGATCAGATGCTTGCAGAAATGCTTGAGCTAGAAGATCAGCGACGCTATGAAGAATTAGCAGAGAAAAGAAAAGCATTCAATCAGGTTATGGACAGCCGAACAGATCCAGATCTATTTAGAGTATCTATAACGCTGGTAGAAAATCTAAAAGAACGCAGGGAAGATCTGCATCTGCAACAGCGATATGCCGACGCTATCGAAGTAGCCAAAAAGACGATAGAGATTCTAGAGAGTGGAACAGAAGAGATGGGCCGCTATGACCTATTGATAAGCTGGCAGGCGCTAGCATTTCTCCAACAGGCTCAAGGGGCTGATGATATCACCATGTTGATGACTTATAAGCAGATACTATCTATTGATAGAGATCTCCGTAGATAG
- a CDS encoding CHAT domain-containing tetratricopeptide repeat protein has product MQQSDRNSALNTQSDSSVLIASESNAGLLFQQGEDAYWTGEFDKSRQLWQQALAAYEESGDRTQSAATLNKIAIAYRAVKEYPEALEYHEKSLTIARDANDQKGIAIALDGIGTVYAVQRQYPAALSALSESLSINRSIDYKKGEVNNLNHLGLLAVQQQDFPTALDYYGQSLTLAQATNFLEGETRALMGHGFAYHRQADYAESLSYNQQALMLSRQLNKPLLVFLSLKNTAINYLRLEQYEAAADAYRQSWELVKAFHNEREKAHISEQLGTTYLKLENYSEALGYYQQSLSIRQSMPERIANRSKEAQALKNIGFVYNKLEAYDQAIEFYKSSLAIAQSLNQTDDVSHTLLLLGVSYGHNEEYIEAIDYYRQSVDLLPPERKKSVLYTLERTLTRAKRTYIQREKIEPTEMLAILEGALALYEATGIDETFSDLFIDDSVELGATTVGIRSVVGPLAKMHWELGNFDQAISFLERESSIREKNMIENLGFSGTSVALSGLDITTSSYELNASVTAFVDNLTDSDTVAELSLLTILRRKGRTLEGLVAHSQRHLSGADERSKELLAALRDKSTLLSNLYFNGDSFSDEDYEAREKEIKAEITEIEKELEEIGEAAAQQSNQQFSEIVSTKAVRELIPTEAALIELVTYRPYEVTGFLSRFTEPRYAAYILTREGEIQAVDLGASAVINQQVAQYRKALKNRSANIDQISKQLSELVIAPIRPLIGDKTQLLIAPDDQLNVIPFEALVDEQGRYLIEAYQISYLSSGRDLIGFQRADSQGNTEGVRSPVIIANPDYASPAERSTDLSSIDTETVPISSNPNSNSNVNLRAVEVDKLTFSALPGTAVEADKISTFLPDATVLTQQQATESAIKKIASPSILHIATHGFFLPDVPSAQNGDSRGGLGASFDIVDGTSTGDLLPVDIATENALLRSGLALAGVNVRSSGGDRITEDGIFTALEAANLNLNGTQLVVLSACETGVGTISDEDGVYGLRRAFAIAGAESQLMSLWQVDDIGTSELMALYYENLIEKKQGRSEALRNAQLELLNTGTYQHPYYWSSFIFSGDWAPLE; this is encoded by the coding sequence ATGCAACAGAGCGATCGCAATAGCGCCCTCAATACGCAGAGCGACAGTTCAGTACTCATAGCGAGCGAAAGCAACGCCGGTCTGCTGTTTCAACAGGGTGAAGATGCTTACTGGACAGGCGAATTTGATAAGAGCAGACAGCTTTGGCAACAGGCGCTAGCTGCGTACGAAGAAAGTGGCGATCGCACTCAATCAGCCGCTACGCTGAACAAAATTGCAATTGCGTACCGAGCTGTCAAAGAGTATCCAGAAGCATTGGAATACCATGAGAAAAGTTTGACTATCGCGCGTGATGCTAATGATCAAAAAGGGATTGCGATCGCCCTAGACGGTATTGGCACTGTCTATGCAGTCCAACGTCAGTATCCAGCGGCGCTATCCGCCCTCTCAGAAAGTTTATCTATCAACCGCAGTATTGATTACAAAAAAGGAGAAGTCAACAATCTAAATCATCTAGGTCTACTGGCAGTCCAGCAGCAAGACTTTCCAACAGCGCTTGATTACTATGGGCAGAGCCTAACGCTCGCTCAAGCAACAAACTTTCTAGAAGGCGAGACTAGGGCGCTCATGGGTCATGGATTTGCATATCATAGGCAAGCAGACTATGCTGAATCGCTTAGCTATAATCAACAGGCATTGATGCTGAGCAGGCAGTTAAACAAACCCTTGCTAGTGTTCCTCTCACTCAAGAACACTGCTATTAACTATCTTCGGTTAGAGCAGTACGAGGCGGCTGCAGATGCCTATCGTCAGAGCTGGGAGCTTGTTAAAGCCTTCCATAACGAAAGAGAAAAGGCGCACATATCAGAGCAGCTAGGAACAACCTACCTCAAGCTAGAAAACTATTCTGAAGCGCTGGGCTACTACCAGCAGAGCCTATCTATCAGACAATCTATGCCAGAGCGGATAGCCAACCGCAGCAAAGAAGCTCAGGCACTAAAGAATATAGGCTTTGTTTACAACAAGCTAGAGGCGTACGATCAGGCGATAGAATTCTATAAAAGCAGTCTAGCGATCGCGCAAAGCCTCAATCAGACTGACGATGTGTCTCATACGCTTTTGCTACTGGGTGTCTCATACGGCCATAACGAAGAGTATATCGAAGCCATCGACTACTATCGTCAGAGCGTGGATCTGCTGCCACCTGAAAGGAAAAAGAGCGTACTCTATACGCTGGAAAGAACGCTGACAAGAGCAAAAAGAACCTACATACAAAGAGAAAAGATAGAACCAACAGAGATGCTGGCGATATTAGAGGGCGCGCTAGCTCTCTATGAGGCAACAGGCATAGACGAGACGTTTTCCGATCTGTTTATAGACGATAGCGTAGAGCTAGGCGCAACTACAGTCGGTATTCGCAGTGTTGTTGGTCCACTGGCAAAAATGCACTGGGAGCTAGGAAACTTTGATCAGGCTATCTCATTTCTAGAAAGAGAAAGCTCGATCAGAGAAAAAAATATGATCGAAAATCTAGGATTTTCAGGAACATCTGTAGCGCTGTCAGGGCTTGATATTACTACCTCTAGCTACGAGTTGAACGCATCTGTAACGGCGTTCGTAGACAATTTGACCGATAGCGATACGGTTGCAGAATTGTCTTTGCTTACTATCCTCAGGCGAAAGGGTAGAACGCTAGAAGGACTAGTCGCTCACTCGCAGCGGCATCTATCCGGTGCGGATGAAAGAAGTAAAGAGCTATTAGCCGCACTAAGAGATAAAAGTACGTTACTTTCAAACCTGTATTTCAACGGTGATAGTTTTTCTGACGAAGACTACGAAGCTAGAGAGAAAGAGATAAAAGCAGAGATAACAGAGATAGAAAAAGAGCTAGAAGAGATTGGTGAGGCCGCTGCGCAGCAGAGCAATCAGCAGTTTTCAGAAATTGTATCGACTAAGGCAGTTAGAGAGTTGATTCCGACAGAGGCAGCGCTGATAGAGCTAGTGACCTATCGTCCCTATGAAGTAACAGGTTTTCTCTCTAGGTTTACAGAGCCTCGCTATGCAGCCTATATTTTGACCAGAGAAGGCGAAATCCAGGCGGTTGATCTCGGCGCGTCAGCAGTCATCAATCAACAGGTGGCTCAATATCGTAAGGCACTAAAAAATCGCTCTGCCAACATTGATCAGATTTCTAAGCAGCTTAGTGAATTAGTGATCGCTCCGATTCGTCCTTTGATTGGAGATAAAACGCAGCTCCTAATCGCACCTGACGATCAGCTCAACGTGATTCCTTTTGAGGCGCTAGTTGATGAACAAGGTCGGTACCTAATTGAGGCTTATCAGATTAGCTATCTATCTTCTGGCCGTGATCTAATCGGCTTTCAACGTGCTGATTCTCAAGGCAATACGGAAGGTGTGCGATCGCCAGTCATCATCGCTAATCCCGACTACGCTAGCCCAGCCGAACGCTCAACAGATCTAAGCTCTATAGACACCGAGACTGTTCCGATTAGTAGTAATCCTAACAGCAACTCCAACGTCAATCTCAGAGCTGTAGAAGTAGACAAGCTGACATTTTCGGCACTGCCGGGAACCGCAGTAGAGGCCGATAAAATTTCTACGTTTCTACCAGACGCCACTGTCCTTACTCAACAGCAAGCCACCGAAAGTGCTATTAAGAAAATAGCCTCACCTAGTATTCTTCACATCGCTACTCACGGATTCTTTCTGCCTGATGTCCCTTCAGCGCAGAACGGCGATAGTCGTGGCGGATTAGGCGCTAGCTTTGATATTGTTGATGGTACCTCTACAGGAGACTTGCTCCCTGTTGATATAGCAACCGAGAATGCGTTGCTGCGTTCCGGGCTAGCTTTGGCAGGCGTGAATGTCCGCAGCAGTGGGGGCGATCGCATCACAGAAGACGGCATTTTCACCGCATTAGAAGCCGCAAACCTAAACTTGAACGGTACACAGCTAGTGGTGCTCAGCGCCTGTGAAACGGGTGTGGGCACAATCAGCGACGAAGACGGGGTGTATGGGCTAAGGCGGGCATTTGCTATAGCGGGCGCAGAAAGTCAGCTAATGAGCCTGTGGCAAGTAGATGATATTGGCACTAGTGAACTGATGGCGCTGTACTACGAGAACTTGATAGAGAAAAAACAGGGCCGTAGCGAAGCGCTGAGAAACGCCCAGCTAGAACTGTTGAATACAGGCACCTATCAGCATCCCTACTACTGGTCTTCATTTATCTTTTCTGGCGATTGGGCTCCGTTAGAATAA